In the Salvelinus fontinalis isolate EN_2023a chromosome 34, ASM2944872v1, whole genome shotgun sequence genome, one interval contains:
- the LOC129833716 gene encoding rab11 family-interacting protein 4A-like isoform X2, producing the protein MSVAVESGMDSTLQRRGESPPAMDCTNGEARLGPPIIMCTRPYPDCSVEQGECCDMDSTNESGVGSDTSDGGRSNEKEEGLGGLFNNSGQLIGSASASVFSGEEQFEDYGEGEDVDYTPSSPCPDDDARTNGFSDLGSSLPSSAGQTPLKMCHLYNSDVLDVYCSQCYKKVNLLNDLEARLNNLRANSPNRKISSTAFGRQLFQHNHSAFSSSQGSTEDLFRDSIDSCDVDITEKVSYLEKKVTELENDSLANGDLKSKLKQGNTQLVHRVHELEEQLKDQESRAEQTLEEETHRHRETYCKMERDKNTDIELLSNRVQQLEEENGEMKLNVCKLKSQTEKLDQEKQRMTDRLEDTSLRLKDEMDLYRKMMDKLWQNRHEFQKEREAMQELIEDLRRELEHLQLFKLGSEAGRGAGLSEYNAKTREIEMEHEVKRLKQENFKLRDQNDDLNSQILSLSLYEAKNLFASHTKAQSLAAEIDNASRDELVDALKEQECVNFRLRQYMDKIILAILDHNPSILEIKSNS; encoded by the exons aaCGGCGAGGCCCGACTGGGCCCTCCCATCATCATGTGTACCCGTCCATACCCAGACTGCAGTGTGGAGCAGGGGGAGTGTTGTGACATGGACAGCACCAATGAGAGCGGGGTGGGCTCTGACACCTCTGACGGGGGGCGGAGCAACGAGAAGGAGGAGGGGCTAGGCGGACTGTTCAACAA TTCTGGCCAGCTGATTGGCTCGGCTTCTGCGTCCGTCTTCTCGGGGGAGGAGCAGTTTGAGGACTACGGAGAGGGGGAGGACGTGGACTACACTCCCAGCAGCCCTTGCCCCGACGATGACGCGCGCACCAACGGCTTCTCAGACCTcggctcctctctgccctccag tgcTGGTCAGACCCCTCTGAAGATGTGTCACCTGTACAACAGTGATGTGTTGGATGTATATTGTTCTCAGTGCTATAAGAAGGTTAACCTGCTCAACGACCTGGAGGCCAGGCTCAACAACCTCAgagccaacag CCCCAACAGAAAGATATCCAGCACTGCTTTTGGACG TCAGTTGTTCCAACACAACCACAGTGCTTTTAGCAGCAGTCAGGGAAGCACAGAGGACCTGTTCAGAGACTCCATCGACTCTTGTGATGTGGACATTACTGAGAAG GTGAGTTACCTGGAGAAGAAGGTGACAGAGCTGGAGAATGACAGTCTGGCTAATGGAGACCTCAAGTCTAAACTCAAACAGGGCAACACCCAGCTAGTACACAg ggtTCATGAGTTGGAGGAGCAGCTGAAGGAccaggagagcagagcagaacagaccctGGAGGaagagacacatagacacagagagaccTACTGCAAGATGGAGAGAGACAAGAACACTGACATAGAGCTGCTCAGTAACAG AGTTCAGCAActggaggaggagaatggagagaTGAAACTGAACGTGTGTAAACTGAAGTCTCAGACTGAGAAACTAGACCAG gAGAAGCAGCGTATGACAGACCGGTTAGAGGACACCAGTCTGAGGCTGAAGGATGAGATGGACCTCTACAGGAAGATGATGGACAAGCTGTGGCAGAACAGACATGAAttccagaaggagagagaggccaTGCAAGAG TTGATAGAGGACCTGCGTCGGGAGTTGGAGCACCTGCAGCTGTTTAAGCTGGGTTCAGAGGCGGGGCGGGGGGCGGGGCTATCAGAATACAACGCCAAGACACGGGAAATAGAGATGGAGCATGAGGTCAAGAGACTTAAACag GAGAACTTTAAGCTGCGGGACCAGAACGATGACCTGAACAGTCAGATCCTCAGTCTGAGTCTGTATGAAGCTAAGAACCTGTTTGCCAGCCACACCAAGGCCCAGTCACTGGCTGCTGAGATAGACAACGCTTCTAGAGACGAG TTGGTGGATGCTCTGAAGGAACAGGAGTGTGTAAACTTCCGTCTGAGACAGTATATGGATAAAATCATCCTGGCCATTCTGGACCACAACCCCTCTATCCTGGAGATCAAGAGTAACAGTTAa